Genomic DNA from Triticum dicoccoides isolate Atlit2015 ecotype Zavitan unplaced genomic scaffold, WEW_v2.0 scaffold45853, whole genome shotgun sequence:
CTGTATACTAGGACATCGTATTAGACTGTACACATTTGTCGTTAATAATATTGAGATCCCACCGAAAAATATATACCAAGAGTTTACGGATGACATCATGAGTCCGCTAACAGAACAGTCTTTTTGTTTGTTATAAAATAGTACAAATTGATCATTACATATACAAATTTTTCGATTGATGACCGTCTCCTGATGTGTGGTGGAGCGAGCAGCGGCCTCTCCGACGGCATCATTATCTAGATTCTAGATGGAGAAGCAGGAGGAGCGAGGGGCCATTGGAGGAGAGAGGCTGTCATGTCAATCGCCTATGGCGTCCTTCAAGGGAGGGAGGAGAAGGAAAGTGGGGTATCATGAGGATTGCGAGGACGGAGATGGGTTCGAGAATGAATCGGAAGGGGACAACTGAGGATTGGAGTGTGGGGAGTGAGGTGGGCGCCAGATTTTAGACGAGAATGAAGATGAATTCCTGGCGTCCCACAGATCTGCAATCACCGCCTAGCTAGTTTCAACCTGCGCAAAAAAGAAAGCACTCATAAGACAAGCACAAGTATAGACAGCAATGAAAATGAAAGGTGTAGCAAATTAATTAACTATGCTTAAGCTGCGTATCAGTATGTATACCTCGCATCCTTTCCGCCGCAGCTCCTTTAGTGTGATGTCATCTTCAGAAATCTGGTCCATATAGCTCAGCTTCAGGTGACCGAGGGATGGAAGGTGCAGTAATCCTTCCGGGAGCTTGCTCATCTTCTTGCACTGCAAAAGTTCCAGGTGGGAGAGCTTTGGCATTGCCCCTTCCTCCATCCTCCACACCTCGGTGGAAAAATTACCAAGTTCTAACTCTTGCAGCCGAGGAAACCCTTGGGCAGAGCAGCACATGGTCTGGCCTTTGTACCCCCTCAACTCCAAAACCACAAGACAGGGGATTTTCTCCAGGATCGGCATCGGGTCTTGTTTTATGACAATAGCATGTAGAACAAGACGACGTACGCTTTGGGGGAACTCAGCAGGCAGCTTATCCAGCACACCGAATTGGTCAAGAGTAATATCAACCAGGTGAGGCATGTTTGCAAATATGTTGAGCACCTCCACTGGTATATTGGGGAGCATCGACAAGGAGAAGGTTGTTAGTTGATTCAGCTGGCCCAAGAAAATCATCATGTCATGACAGCGGAAACCAATGCCAACAGGTTCAAGATGCAACACAAAGCTCTGTAGCTCTTTCTGCTGCAGTCGCACACTCCTTGTAGGTGGTGGTGGAGAAAAATTTCTGCTACATAAAAGGTAAACATGCCTTAGAGTAGGGATGTCCCAGAGCGAGTTTGGCAATACTGACTCAAATTCTGTGCGTTTGAGATCTATAGTCTGCAAGTAAATGAGTTTGCCAATTGAAGAAGGGAGCGTCACACTTCCACAATCTGTCAACCTAAGCAATTTTAGGTGAATGCACCGACCAATTACGCTGGAGAAATCTTTTAGTGTTGAATCTTCAATGCAAAGAACTCTCAGGAATATGAGCTTAGGAAGGGACACTGATACAAGCTGAAAGCCAAGCAGACTTCGAACATTAGGCGTCGCAGGTAAAATCTGATCACTCAAAGTTTGAAAACTAAAACGATAAGACACCAAGTTATCAGACGATGATGATACACTAGCTTGGCATGCAAATTTTTTTAGAGTGCATTACATGTCAGAGAAAAAGCTAGCCGCATACAAGGACATATAGTAAATTTGAAAATGGAATCAATTAATACGAAGAGACCAGGAGACGAAACCTGACCTGCAGTTTT
This window encodes:
- the LOC119346637 gene encoding probable disease resistance protein RF9 isoform X1; translated protein: MMIFLGQLNQLTTFSLSMLPNIPVEVLNIFANMPHLVDITLDQFGVLDKLPAEFPQSVRRLVLHAIVIKQDPMPILEKIPCLVVLELRGYKGQTMCCSAQGFPRLQELELGNFSTEVWRMEEGAMPKLSHLELLQCKKMSKLPEGLLHLPSLGHLKLSYMDQISEDDITLKELRRKGCEICGTPGIHLHSRLKSGAHLTPHTPILSCPLPIHSRTHLRPRNPHDTPLSFSSLP
- the LOC119346637 gene encoding probable disease resistance protein RF9 isoform X2, encoding MMIFLGQLNQLTTFSLSMLPNIPVEVLNIFANMPHLVDITLDQFGVLDKLPAEFPQSVRRLVLHAIVIKQDPMPILEKIPCLVVLELRGYKGQTMCCSAQGFPRLQELELGNFSTEVWRMEEGAMPKLSHLELLQCKKMSKLPEGLLHLPSLGHLKLSYMDQISEDDITLKELRRKGCEVETS